In Vagococcus luciliae, one genomic interval encodes:
- a CDS encoding CynX/NimT family MFS transporter, whose translation MEKKINKVLLLGIIFVAMNLRSPITAVGPLIGIISDDLILSGGQAGLITTIPLMSFAIISPIAPKLANKWTIEKTIFGALIVLVLGMFLRAIPQLTFLFLGTTLLGAAIAICNVLIPGLVKKEFPHQSGLVTGIYSVSMNLTGAIASGISIPLVRKIGLDWNVALGLWSILALTAFVCWLPQLKRQDKEVQEMTPQENSSIWTSTLAWSVTLFMGIQSFIFYVLVAWLPEMLVDKGLSTIQAGGMLSLLQMTLLPITFIVPIIAEKRPNQKSFVWVSFLLFAFGILGLMGNNMKIVSLSIMGIGIAGGIAFSLSMMFFNLRTTSAKQAAELSGMAQSIGYLLAATGPFLFGFLHDVTKTWQSSLIILLMMTSILLIVGLNSAKKRVI comes from the coding sequence ATGGAAAAGAAAATAAATAAAGTGTTGTTGTTAGGAATTATTTTTGTGGCGATGAATTTACGATCGCCCATTACTGCTGTAGGACCATTAATAGGGATTATCTCAGATGATTTAATACTTTCAGGAGGGCAAGCGGGATTAATTACTACTATTCCATTGATGTCTTTTGCTATTATTTCTCCAATTGCACCTAAACTAGCAAATAAATGGACAATAGAAAAAACAATTTTTGGTGCTTTAATTGTCTTAGTACTAGGTATGTTTTTACGAGCTATCCCACAACTAACTTTTTTGTTTTTAGGAACAACGTTGTTAGGTGCAGCTATTGCGATTTGTAATGTTCTTATCCCAGGACTTGTAAAAAAAGAATTTCCTCACCAAAGCGGATTGGTAACAGGAATTTATTCTGTCAGTATGAATTTAACAGGTGCAATTGCATCTGGAATTAGTATTCCTTTAGTAAGAAAAATTGGATTGGACTGGAATGTTGCTTTGGGATTATGGTCAATTTTAGCATTAACAGCATTTGTTTGTTGGTTACCTCAGTTGAAACGTCAAGATAAAGAGGTTCAAGAGATGACACCTCAAGAAAATTCATCTATTTGGACGTCAACACTTGCTTGGTCAGTCACGTTATTTATGGGAATTCAGTCCTTTATTTTTTATGTATTAGTTGCGTGGTTACCAGAAATGTTAGTGGACAAAGGGCTATCGACAATACAAGCAGGTGGTATGTTATCATTATTGCAAATGACGTTGTTGCCTATCACATTTATTGTGCCAATTATTGCTGAAAAACGACCAAATCAAAAAAGTTTTGTTTGGGTTTCTTTTTTATTGTTTGCTTTTGGTATTTTAGGATTAATGGGAAATAATATGAAGATAGTGTCTCTGTCTATTATGGGAATAGGTATAGCTGGAGGAATTGCTTTTAGTTTATCCATGATGTTTTTTAATTTACGAACAACTAGTGCAAAGCAAGCTGCTGAATTATCAGGAATGGCTCAATCTATTGGGTACTTACTTGCAGCAACAGGTCCTTTTTTATTTGGTTTTTTACATGATGTAACAAAAACTTGGCAGTCATCTCTGATTATTTTATTAATGATGACAAGTATTTTATTAATCGTTGGCCTTAACTCAGCGAAAAAACGTGTTATCTAA
- a CDS encoding helix-turn-helix domain-containing protein, producing the protein MVESNEKDVVHQLGVYIRKIRKESGLTMEQLSKKSGVSVLSIGNIENGRTNPTINILWKLSQALNMTLSQLIGYSNVSNTVSKVSTMAYFMSDLTKGWLVQPVFREDNIEVFRVCLKANSINTAQYQPKESVEVLTVMKGKIAIKVEGNIYHLETYDTINFYSGTIHEYINETDEDALLSIVVKY; encoded by the coding sequence ATGGTGGAAAGCAATGAAAAAGATGTTGTTCATCAGTTAGGTGTCTATATTAGAAAGATAAGAAAAGAGTCCGGACTAACGATGGAACAACTATCAAAAAAATCAGGCGTGAGTGTTTTATCAATTGGTAATATTGAAAATGGTCGGACCAATCCAACGATTAATATTTTATGGAAGTTATCCCAAGCATTAAATATGACCTTATCCCAATTAATTGGTTACTCTAATGTATCAAATACTGTATCTAAAGTCAGCACCATGGCTTATTTTATGAGTGATTTAACAAAAGGCTGGCTGGTGCAACCTGTTTTTCGGGAAGATAATATTGAAGTGTTTAGAGTATGCTTAAAGGCTAATTCTATTAATACCGCACAATATCAGCCAAAGGAATCTGTTGAAGTATTAACGGTAATGAAGGGGAAAATTGCTATAAAAGTCGAAGGTAACATTTATCACTTAGAAACATATGATACGATTAATTTTTATTCTGGAACTATTCATGAATACATTAATGAAACTGATGAGGATGCTCTTTTAAGTATTGTTGTTAAATATTAA
- a CDS encoding MFS transporter — protein sequence METTTQKNRWLVLVAIGLFTFMSTLDGSIVNIALPVMSKDMHIPMNQAEWIVSIYLMTVCACLPLFGKIGDSIGKIKIFRIGTITFVLGSLLCGVFHTFELILLSRVIQAIGASMTMSTNTGIITEVFPLSERGRALGMIGAFVSLGSIMGPGLGGVILAQFSWEYIFLINVPIGILTILLGQKVLPKDSTKSGTKIDFIGFILFATIILTLFGGIFIGQEVGYTHTLPVLLIIIALITMVIFYRIETKKNNPLIQFSLFKNKVFTLSLLTASMIFVTNFFTNVVIPFYLQNTRGYSASFSGILMMVVPFTMIIGSPVSGYITDKVGAKLLTFVGLILITISQLLYLILGEQTSLIFFIFASIFVGLGNALFQAPNNTLVMSNVEKKDLGVAGSLNSLARNLGMVVGISLSTTILYAAMSYHYEQRVTTYIAGRPDVFIYGMHAVYITSFVICFIATILTGIRFFKKD from the coding sequence ATGGAAACAACAACTCAAAAAAATAGATGGCTTGTCTTAGTTGCGATTGGATTATTTACTTTCATGTCTACACTAGATGGAAGTATTGTTAATATCGCTCTACCAGTAATGTCAAAAGACATGCATATTCCAATGAATCAAGCAGAATGGATTGTCTCAATTTATTTAATGACAGTTTGCGCTTGTTTACCACTTTTTGGTAAGATTGGCGACAGTATTGGAAAGATTAAAATATTTCGTATTGGAACGATAACATTTGTCTTAGGTTCGTTATTATGTGGTGTCTTTCATACATTTGAACTCATCCTACTTTCTCGTGTTATCCAGGCGATTGGTGCTAGTATGACAATGTCAACAAACACAGGAATTATCACAGAAGTTTTTCCGTTAAGTGAACGTGGCCGAGCATTAGGGATGATTGGTGCTTTCGTTTCACTAGGATCGATTATGGGTCCTGGACTTGGCGGTGTCATTCTTGCCCAATTTTCTTGGGAATATATTTTTTTAATCAATGTACCTATTGGCATATTAACTATCTTACTTGGTCAAAAAGTTTTACCAAAAGATTCAACAAAATCTGGGACTAAAATTGATTTTATCGGATTTATATTATTTGCCACAATTATTTTAACTTTATTTGGTGGCATATTTATCGGTCAAGAAGTAGGTTATACACACACATTGCCTGTTTTATTAATTATTATTGCATTAATAACAATGGTGATTTTTTACCGAATTGAGACAAAAAAGAACAATCCTCTCATTCAATTTTCTTTATTTAAAAATAAAGTATTTACGTTAAGTTTGTTAACAGCTTCTATGATTTTTGTCACAAACTTTTTTACAAATGTTGTGATTCCTTTTTATTTACAAAATACAAGAGGCTATTCTGCTAGTTTTTCAGGTATCTTAATGATGGTAGTTCCTTTTACTATGATAATTGGCTCTCCTGTTAGTGGGTATATCACTGATAAAGTTGGCGCAAAATTATTAACTTTTGTGGGATTGATTTTAATCACTATTTCTCAATTACTCTATTTAATTTTAGGCGAACAAACATCTCTTATCTTTTTTATATTTGCTTCTATTTTTGTCGGTCTTGGAAATGCCTTATTTCAAGCACCAAATAACACTCTAGTTATGAGCAATGTTGAGAAAAAGGATTTAGGTGTAGCAGGTAGTTTAAATTCTCTTGCACGAAATTTAGGGATGGTGGTAGGCATTTCTCTATCAACAACTATCTTGTACGCAGCAATGAGTTATCATTATGAACAAAGGGTTACAACTTACATAGCAGGTCGTCCAGATGTTTTCATTTATGGGATGCATGCTGTTTATATCACTTCATTTGTTATTTGCTTCATTGCCACAATTTTAACTGGTATCAGATTCTTCAAAAAAGATTAA
- the truA gene encoding tRNA pseudouridine(38-40) synthase TruA translates to MRNIKMTIEYDGKRYQGWQRLGNSDKTIQGKIENIIHQMTGEKIEIIGSGRTDAGTHAKGQVANFKTESTMSLNEMLDFFHQYLPQDIVVKQLDDMPERFHSRYNAKGKKYSYNVWNHRIPSAFYKNYSMYVPEDLNIEKMEEACKKLKGTHDFRGFSALKKTKKSTTRTISDIAIQRHGDILQFTFVGDGFLHKMVRIMMGTLLDIGVGRLTVEDIDNVFETGIRSQAGDTVPAQGLFLDEVFYK, encoded by the coding sequence ATGAGAAACATAAAAATGACGATTGAATACGATGGAAAAAGATATCAAGGATGGCAACGTTTAGGTAATTCTGATAAAACGATTCAAGGTAAGATAGAAAATATTATTCATCAAATGACTGGTGAAAAAATAGAAATTATAGGCTCAGGCAGAACCGATGCAGGAACCCATGCAAAAGGACAAGTGGCCAATTTTAAAACTGAATCAACTATGTCTTTGAATGAGATGTTAGACTTTTTTCATCAATATTTACCTCAAGATATTGTGGTGAAACAACTTGATGATATGCCAGAACGATTTCACTCTAGATATAACGCCAAGGGAAAAAAATATAGCTATAATGTCTGGAATCATCGTATTCCCTCAGCCTTTTATAAAAATTATAGCATGTATGTCCCAGAGGACTTAAATATAGAAAAAATGGAAGAGGCATGTAAAAAATTAAAAGGAACGCATGATTTTCGAGGTTTTTCTGCATTGAAAAAAACGAAAAAATCAACTACTCGAACTATATCAGATATAGCCATTCAACGTCATGGTGACATTTTGCAATTTACCTTTGTAGGGGATGGCTTTTTGCATAAAATGGTTCGCATTATGATGGGAACATTACTTGATATTGGTGTAGGTCGTTTAACTGTAGAAGACATCGATAATGTTTTTGAGACTGGTATTAGAAGCCAAGCAGGTGATACAGTGCCAGCACAAGGTTTATTTTTAGATGAGGTATTTTATAAGTAA
- a CDS encoding LacI family DNA-binding transcriptional regulator, producing the protein MRPKLEDVAKHANVSKTTVSRVLNNRGYLSQKTIDKVNQAIEELNYQPNVVARQLYNKKTNIIGLLFPTIANPFFGELSEALEKKLYEKGYKVLIGNSMNDSKKESDYLNQLLSEQVDGLIVGTHNQGIQEYKYQNLPIVAIDRVMNEDIPVIESDNYQGGRFATKELIEQGAKNIIHTNGPSELETPAKRRRIAYEETMKEHDLIPNTITLDFNIPYQEKKKIFYDLFETYPDVDGIFASNDMDAALILQVAKEKHIRVPEDLLLVGYDGTLMTRSILPDLTTIIQPIDEMAEIAIDILMKRINKKETEKEYILPVKIWRGKTSKKDSYK; encoded by the coding sequence ATGAGACCAAAGTTAGAAGATGTTGCCAAACATGCCAATGTATCAAAAACAACGGTGTCACGGGTATTAAATAATCGAGGATACTTAAGTCAAAAAACGATTGATAAGGTTAACCAGGCGATTGAGGAGCTTAATTATCAACCGAATGTTGTGGCTAGACAGCTTTATAATAAGAAAACAAATATTATCGGCTTGCTATTTCCGACTATAGCAAACCCTTTTTTTGGTGAGTTGTCTGAAGCATTAGAAAAAAAACTATACGAAAAAGGTTATAAAGTATTAATTGGTAATTCAATGAATGATTCCAAAAAAGAATCAGATTATTTAAATCAATTATTATCGGAGCAAGTAGATGGTTTAATTGTTGGAACGCATAATCAAGGAATACAGGAATATAAATATCAAAATCTACCCATTGTGGCTATTGATCGCGTGATGAATGAAGATATTCCAGTTATTGAGTCAGATAATTATCAAGGTGGCAGATTTGCTACTAAGGAATTGATTGAGCAAGGAGCAAAAAATATCATCCATACGAATGGACCTAGTGAATTAGAAACGCCAGCTAAACGTCGTCGAATAGCTTATGAAGAAACAATGAAGGAACATGATTTGATACCTAATACAATAACATTAGATTTTAATATTCCTTATCAAGAAAAGAAAAAAATATTTTATGATTTGTTTGAAACATACCCAGATGTGGATGGAATTTTTGCATCAAATGATATGGATGCGGCCTTAATTTTACAAGTTGCAAAAGAAAAACATATACGCGTACCAGAAGATTTATTACTCGTAGGTTATGATGGGACACTGATGACACGTAGTATCTTACCCGATTTAACGACGATTATTCAACCGATAGATGAGATGGCAGAGATAGCAATTGATATTTTAATGAAACGAATAAATAAAAAAGAAACAGAGAAAGAATATATCCTTCCAGTAAAAATTTGGCGAGGAAAGACATCAAAAAAAGACAGCTATAAGTAG